One Brachybacterium kimchii genomic window carries:
- a CDS encoding Ltp family lipoprotein: protein MTSSTPSPENNGSANSGFPDAGSANGAYGSAGDTYGSASGPYGAADGASGSAAPAPQYGDSSQAPQFSASPQTPGQGQEPPKKSKTLWWVLGGCGCLALLAIAAVIIVIVVLVNSADTDDEPAPTTVSASSSDDDASDEPSDSATPSDHTVDATPDDESSADADDSGDSAADGTDVDPDDKDGALADAKIQSDMLFSSKKGIHDTLVFEGYSEETATYAVDHVDADWNKNALEKAKSYSADGMSDDEIRDQITSEYGEQFTKEQADYAIKHLHD from the coding sequence ATGACCAGCTCGACCCCTTCCCCCGAGAACAACGGCTCCGCGAACTCCGGGTTCCCCGACGCCGGGTCCGCGAATGGTGCCTACGGCTCCGCCGGCGACACCTATGGTTCGGCGAGCGGTCCCTACGGGGCCGCGGACGGAGCCTCCGGCTCCGCGGCCCCCGCCCCGCAGTACGGGGACTCCTCGCAGGCCCCGCAGTTCTCCGCGTCCCCGCAGACCCCGGGCCAGGGGCAGGAGCCGCCGAAGAAGTCCAAGACGCTGTGGTGGGTGCTGGGCGGCTGCGGCTGCCTCGCGCTGCTCGCGATCGCGGCCGTCATCATCGTGATCGTCGTGCTCGTCAACAGCGCAGACACCGATGACGAGCCCGCTCCGACCACGGTCTCCGCCTCCTCGTCCGACGACGACGCGTCGGACGAGCCCAGCGACTCCGCCACGCCCTCCGACCACACCGTCGACGCGACCCCGGACGACGAGTCGTCGGCCGACGCCGACGATTCCGGCGACTCCGCTGCCGACGGCACGGACGTCGACCCCGACGACAAGGACGGCGCCCTCGCCGACGCGAAGATCCAGTCCGACATGCTCTTCTCCTCGAAGAAGGGCATCCACGACACCCTCGTCTTCGAGGGCTACAGCGAGGAGACCGCCACCTACGCGGTCGACCACGTGGACGCCGACTGGAACAAGAACGCGCTGGAGAAGGCCAAGTCGTACTCCGCGGACGGCATGTCCGACGACGAGATCCGCGACCAGATCACCTCCGAGTACGGCGAGCAGTTCACGAAGGAGCAGGCGGACTACGCGATCAAGCACCTGCACGACTGA
- a CDS encoding alpha/beta fold hydrolase, translating to MTAAPFGSDLGDVVRIPQPEGSLQVITRGEHGSPVLLLSGAGNDSASLSWRRLIPVLAESHRVLALDWPKQGGSIPWDGTADHQRMLRCIDTVLERFAMDAVDHVGLSQGGALALAYAIERPERVSRLVALAPAGILSFPPVVHQLLWVTARCRLLNRTLPSLVFRSCAACAWFARTSLFAGPVDDLEDIVDEFHADVLAHGSASSDWQNASIGFRRMTVDLRPDLHRIKCPTLIIQGSKDVAVPPKTTRAAADAIPGARFELIAGAGHWSNRQCPDRVNALITDFLAD from the coding sequence ATGACGGCGGCCCCGTTCGGCTCCGACCTCGGCGACGTGGTGCGCATACCGCAGCCCGAGGGCTCCCTGCAGGTGATCACGCGCGGTGAGCACGGCTCGCCCGTGCTGCTCCTCAGCGGTGCGGGCAACGACAGCGCCTCCCTGAGCTGGCGACGACTGATCCCCGTCCTCGCCGAGTCCCATCGCGTGCTCGCCCTGGACTGGCCGAAGCAGGGCGGCTCGATCCCCTGGGACGGGACGGCGGACCATCAGCGGATGCTGCGGTGCATCGATACCGTCCTCGAGCGCTTCGCCATGGACGCGGTCGACCACGTCGGGCTCTCGCAGGGCGGCGCCCTCGCCCTCGCGTACGCGATCGAGCGACCCGAGCGCGTCTCGCGACTGGTGGCGCTCGCGCCGGCCGGGATCCTGTCGTTCCCGCCCGTCGTCCATCAGCTGCTGTGGGTGACGGCGCGATGCCGTCTGCTGAACCGGACGCTGCCGTCGCTGGTCTTCCGCAGCTGCGCGGCGTGCGCGTGGTTCGCCCGCACCAGCCTGTTCGCGGGCCCCGTCGACGATCTCGAGGACATCGTCGACGAGTTCCATGCCGACGTGCTCGCCCACGGCTCGGCCTCCTCGGACTGGCAGAACGCCTCGATCGGCTTCCGGCGCATGACCGTCGACCTGCGTCCCGATCTGCATCGCATCAAGTGCCCGACGCTGATCATCCAGGGCAGCAAGGACGTGGCCGTGCCGCCGAAGACAACGCGCGCCGCGGCGGACGCCATCCCCGGTGCGAGGTTCGAACTGATCGCCGGGGCGGGGCACTGGTCGAACCGTCAGTGCCCGGACCGGGTGAACGCGCTGATCACAGACTTCCTCGCGGACTGA
- a CDS encoding FadR/GntR family transcriptional regulator yields MTTASSAHGSELPRAARTDAWRPVHRSRAYELVVERIEEQITSGALHVGDTLPAERDLAERLQVSRAAVREAIRTLEAQGAVRSAVGSRPVAGTQVVAETSDALTRLLRLHVALSSFPMADVLEARVMLERSSASLAAGNASAQDLSGLREILRDMDEPGIDRAQFNELDTAFHVALAEAGHNRLVTDMTIAIRESMRLPILQAFGTLEDSDALIARLRAEHHGILDAIEEGSAQLASERIEAHIRAAYASLWG; encoded by the coding sequence GTGACCACCGCGTCCTCAGCCCACGGCTCGGAGCTCCCCCGCGCGGCACGGACCGACGCCTGGCGGCCGGTGCACCGCAGCCGCGCCTACGAGCTCGTCGTCGAGCGCATCGAGGAGCAGATCACCAGCGGCGCGCTGCACGTGGGCGACACCCTCCCGGCCGAGCGCGACCTCGCCGAGAGGCTGCAGGTCAGCCGCGCCGCGGTGCGCGAGGCGATCCGCACGCTCGAGGCGCAGGGCGCCGTCCGCTCCGCCGTGGGCTCGCGGCCGGTCGCCGGCACCCAGGTCGTGGCGGAGACCAGCGATGCGCTCACGCGGCTGCTGCGCCTGCACGTCGCGCTGTCGAGCTTCCCGATGGCCGACGTCCTCGAGGCGCGCGTCATGCTCGAGCGCTCGAGCGCGAGCCTGGCCGCGGGCAATGCCTCCGCGCAGGACCTCTCGGGGCTGCGCGAGATCCTCCGGGACATGGACGAACCCGGCATCGATCGCGCCCAGTTCAACGAGCTCGACACCGCCTTCCACGTGGCCCTCGCCGAGGCGGGTCACAACCGTCTGGTCACCGACATGACGATCGCTATCCGCGAGTCCATGCGGCTCCCGATCCTGCAGGCCTTCGGCACCCTGGAGGACTCCGACGCGCTGATCGCGAGGCTGCGCGCGGAGCACCACGGCATCCTGGACGCGATCGAGGAGGGGTCCGCGCAACTGGCCTCCGAGCGCATCGAGGCCCATATCCGCGCCGCCTACGCGAGCCTATGGGGATGA